A window of the Chitinispirillum alkaliphilum genome harbors these coding sequences:
- a CDS encoding Flavodoxin 1, translated as MTKTAVIYGSTTGNTKAAAERIAQLIGDADIKDIAQSSVEEIAAYSNIILGSSTWGYGDVQDDWESVVDSLSAVDLSGKKVALFGTGDQSGYPDTFVDALGILYDAVVASGAEVIGMWSSDGYEFEESKGKKDGMLVGLALDDDNQAAMTDDRIEMWVKQIKPQLL; from the coding sequence ATGACTAAAACAGCAGTTATATATGGATCGACTACAGGGAATACCAAAGCTGCAGCAGAGAGGATTGCACAGCTTATAGGTGATGCAGATATAAAAGACATTGCTCAGAGCAGCGTTGAGGAAATAGCTGCTTACAGTAATATCATTCTCGGATCATCAACCTGGGGATATGGAGATGTTCAGGATGATTGGGAATCTGTTGTTGACTCTCTTTCTGCGGTTGATCTGAGTGGAAAAAAAGTCGCTTTGTTTGGTACTGGGGATCAGAGTGGATATCCTGATACATTTGTAGATGCTTTAGGTATTCTCTATGACGCTGTAGTTGCTTCAGGAGCAGAAGTGATCGGGATGTGGTCTTCAGATGGGTACGAGTTTGAAGAATCAAAAGGTAAAAAAGATGGTATGCTGGTAGGTCTTGCACTTGATGATGACAATCAGGCTGCGATGACTGATGACAGAATAGAAATGTGGGTTAAGCAAATTAAACCACAATTGTTATAA
- a CDS encoding DUF4198 domain protein: MRKSSHKTAFIVSLLMIIPSLVSAHSLWLNASTYRPESARDVYNTIVYFGYGHMFPVHDFLRREQVREFRLISPEGEESIEAGEGGFLATPLMLNGSGAYTVTSATQKGFYTMYREGERIQHKMGNMEGLSNVIVSLYYEQYAKALISAGETNESDFIEPVGHNIEIVPVTNPYNLKVGDHLPIKVLFNGRPASFCMIEATYVGFSEEEEFAFSTRTDGRGNGVVRLLHPGRWIVFATVRRPARGELEGQALEEKYTASLTFSVR, encoded by the coding sequence ATGAGAAAGAGTTCACACAAAACAGCATTTATAGTCTCCTTGTTAATGATTATTCCATCATTGGTTTCTGCTCACAGTCTCTGGCTCAATGCCTCAACGTATCGCCCGGAGAGTGCAAGAGATGTATACAACACAATTGTTTACTTTGGTTACGGGCATATGTTTCCTGTTCATGACTTTTTAAGAAGAGAGCAGGTAAGAGAGTTCAGATTGATTTCTCCAGAGGGTGAAGAGAGTATTGAAGCTGGTGAAGGAGGGTTTCTTGCCACTCCTCTTATGTTAAATGGATCCGGTGCCTACACTGTTACCAGTGCAACTCAGAAGGGTTTCTATACAATGTATAGAGAAGGGGAGCGGATTCAACATAAGATGGGAAATATGGAGGGGCTTTCTAATGTTATTGTCAGCCTCTATTATGAACAGTATGCAAAAGCTCTTATTAGTGCCGGAGAGACAAATGAATCTGATTTCATCGAGCCTGTTGGTCACAATATCGAAATCGTACCGGTTACAAATCCTTATAATCTCAAAGTGGGAGATCATCTGCCCATTAAAGTTCTCTTTAACGGAAGGCCTGCATCGTTCTGTATGATAGAGGCAACCTATGTTGGGTTTTCTGAAGAGGAAGAGTTTGCGTTCAGTACAAGAACTGACGGTCGGGGTAACGGAGTGGTAAGGCTTCTGCATCCGGGGCGCTGGATTGTTTTTGCAACGGTGCGCAGACCTGCCCGTGGTGAACTGGAAGGACAGGCATTGGAGGAGAAATATACCGCTTCGTTAACATTTTCTGTAAGGTGA
- a CDS encoding Membrane protein involved in colicin uptake, producing the protein MQVKKNIWEIGEQYFCPVVGFCLSVEEQKKVYAKCTKGRSVKLNGIDLHEFLVIGISKDSQIARRVERTLNLKYAKSIEKYKGISFREWLKEIDSLLNPDDYGACIWISAAHTNWKKELNAQIYGKIHMYSHKMPSELKEKNRLANELQSDYETLSENYNELRSRFKWAQNEVIRLNDECNKLDKANVELTAKLRSVIEEKSEIFDLKDRVEFLQEQLKKQKNLTIDLQHENDTLRKNNAETKNNVESLKDDFSAVLKSVTIQQQSCCEECEKVDLCQKRVLIVGGLSKMLSYYRDLVHQLGGKFDYHDGRCHSGTDILNGQIKQSDVVICPVDINSHAACLQVKKSCKRARKHFYMLRKSSISSLYTTLITVANTN; encoded by the coding sequence ATGCAGGTGAAAAAAAACATATGGGAAATAGGCGAGCAGTACTTCTGCCCTGTTGTTGGTTTTTGCCTCTCTGTTGAAGAACAGAAAAAAGTTTATGCAAAGTGCACAAAAGGCAGATCTGTTAAACTCAACGGTATAGACTTGCATGAGTTTCTGGTTATCGGGATATCAAAGGACAGCCAGATTGCCAGAAGAGTTGAACGCACTCTCAATTTGAAATACGCCAAAAGCATAGAAAAATACAAGGGAATTTCTTTCCGGGAGTGGTTAAAAGAAATAGACTCTCTGCTCAATCCCGATGACTACGGGGCTTGTATCTGGATCAGTGCAGCTCATACAAACTGGAAAAAAGAACTGAACGCCCAAATATACGGTAAAATTCATATGTATTCACATAAAATGCCTTCTGAATTAAAAGAAAAAAACCGATTAGCAAATGAGTTACAAAGTGATTATGAAACCCTTTCAGAAAACTATAATGAACTGCGGTCACGGTTTAAATGGGCTCAGAACGAGGTGATCAGACTTAATGATGAATGCAACAAGCTGGATAAAGCAAATGTGGAGTTAACAGCAAAACTTCGCTCTGTGATTGAAGAGAAAAGCGAAATTTTCGATTTGAAAGATAGAGTAGAATTTCTTCAGGAACAACTCAAAAAACAAAAAAATCTTACCATAGATCTACAGCATGAAAATGACACCCTCAGAAAGAACAATGCAGAGACAAAGAATAATGTTGAGTCTTTGAAAGATGACTTTTCTGCTGTGTTGAAATCTGTTACCATTCAGCAGCAGTCCTGTTGTGAGGAGTGTGAAAAGGTTGATTTGTGTCAAAAGCGAGTTCTAATTGTGGGAGGGCTGTCGAAAATGCTCTCATATTACCGTGATCTGGTCCATCAGTTAGGGGGTAAATTTGACTACCATGACGGGAGATGTCATAGTGGTACTGATATTCTTAATGGTCAGATAAAACAGTCTGATGTGGTTATATGTCCTGTGGATATTAACAGCCATGCGGCATGTCTGCAGGTGAAAAAATCCTGCAAACGGGCAAGAAAACATTTTTATATGCTCAGAAAGTCAAGTATCAGCTCTCTTTATACAACGCTGATTACTGTGGCAAATACCAATTAA
- a CDS encoding MotA/TolQ/ExbB proton channel family domain protein, producing MEVVNKTLFLLSDGMLVPVMVLLIFFFIKSLFMIGGFFGLAVRRIKKSAERKKHLEHLVTEEDPVQYCKKMCAGNTLFDTTVNQLISHIGQGSTSEKILADAEIRTHKECDQPRMLMRVGPMLGLMGTIIPMGPALTGLASGNLSAMALNMQIAFATTVIGLFCGITGFVLFSVMKRWFAEDMVNCNYVYEVLHGKK from the coding sequence ATGGAAGTCGTTAACAAAACACTGTTTCTGTTGTCTGATGGGATGCTTGTGCCGGTAATGGTGCTGCTTATTTTCTTCTTTATCAAAAGCCTGTTCATGATAGGTGGCTTTTTTGGTCTGGCGGTCAGAAGAATCAAAAAAAGTGCAGAGAGAAAAAAACATCTTGAACATCTGGTTACAGAAGAAGATCCGGTTCAATACTGCAAAAAGATGTGTGCCGGAAATACTCTCTTTGACACAACAGTAAACCAGTTGATTTCCCATATAGGGCAGGGTTCAACCAGCGAAAAAATCCTTGCAGATGCTGAAATCAGAACACACAAGGAGTGTGATCAGCCACGGATGCTCATGAGAGTGGGACCCATGCTTGGTCTGATGGGGACCATTATTCCAATGGGCCCGGCACTTACCGGTCTTGCTTCCGGAAACCTTTCTGCAATGGCGCTCAATATGCAGATCGCATTCGCCACCACGGTTATCGGGCTCTTCTGTGGAATCACCGGATTTGTTCTCTTTTCGGTTATGAAACGGTGGTTTGCAGAAGATATGGTGAACTGTAACTATGTGTATGAGGTGCTTCATGGAAAGAAATAG
- a CDS encoding alpha-2-macroglobulin domain protein, whose protein sequence is MIYRIFRLARISPLFFLMLLCSIIARDAFSQPYSYRSADRDQLRADENVRILPSLYLREYDPITIFFDRNVFRNAPGPLDEPGDYLNITPFHPGEYRILDRRTLEFRPTIPWEPLKTYTIRSANTSQELQTLLSVPRSITPEPGSTNLEELGRIGFEFSTMVDTSILRELVTFTACPLPGIEMNKCPALSPSDFRIKMSNNSENSFTYWFIFNTPFGYGQKIRAILNLANQSELNDAQRIYSFDTRPEFSIDKAGTFHQLYNFSTDGVHYDSRQALRISGEGSIVLEFTAPPADPGLSVIKSLVNFSPSPPNFQYTIEGNRILIKPEPETERLYKVTLRPVQMQDRNGRNLHMQNSSSFYVYKPAASSFVRWQRGYGIIETHGPQHFPVSIQGLNNNIDLRIYKIDPLHRAFQPFPSSPVIVNEASRPPGPGEEPVASESIINPLGSQEIAAHIQMLGSPHGSVIIDCEREGVNRFGSIDLSSLLDSAGMSNKSGTFLIGLRTLDGSSERSYVRIDVTDLCLSTVEAKNKVLFTVTSYSTGRPVPGAKITIEGVMNNKHVVIADGTTGRDGVFTLNHDPGFQNKFNRALIRRIIVRKEDDVLVLPTRSTTAPNAFVNNHWYGRRSEWLQWITSERYSEQQDRKIRAFIRTERPLYRPEDTVFVKGYVRETSRGEILFPSEKNYSLQITSPSGARFNHKVELSEHGSFDLRFKEENLPTGRYRVSLFRTCEEASNAVANTDFEVEAYRLPRFEIIMSGPDKAPNDRPAEIGLSASYYAGGRVVEQNVDWRITSYPYTYRPAGMEGYILSSDSRYGAVRQESQQGVLLETSKTDDNGQSQITINPQTSTDGNPRRYIVEATVTDADQQTVSNRHSLITLPPFILGLKTERHITSGTEISADVIALDVNGEITPEQKVNVQLKRMSWISYLTETDFSRGSPKYVTNESVDLVAEKDIVTGAEPVNVVFPDQTPGVYIIELSSRDRLGRLQTVRTDLFLAGSTPVTWSKPDHHVFETVTDQAYYTPGQNAKILLKSPYQNARALAIVEHPDGDPVYEWMDIRDGQGTFTLAVTPEMTPRIPVSFLLMRPRIASPQRTPDGVHVDPGKPETMANTTFLTVKPTSYMLDVKLTHETTVLPDGQLEIEISLSDMNGSPRAGEVTLWLIDEAVLSLRREKSLDPIEAFIEPVQSHISMRDSRNMALGNLRVRETPGGDGMRMLRAQETFGKVTVRKNFKTVPYWNPSISIGNNGTKTVTVQMPSDLTNFGIRAMAVSEADMFGFERSRVSVRLPVIVQPAMPRFVRLGDKFRAGGIGRVVEGEGGEATWGIESEGLRINQSGAAQVTLDNARPVQLFSDAEVIVPDFDPQGNMEWDSVSVRVFLIRDSDKAADAFELKIPLLLDRPYVEESMFSEIQTDTPFTFPALPEKARNNTVFNQLLISDRLQILNTISAMTLLLRYPHECSESLISQAYPTLLYRDLWNQLGIEPPETESLTKLISRTIEYLSRTQRSDGLFGYWPGSRGYVHLTAYAVEFLTEVKRTESDYPFDERMYERAIAALKRSLRTDYTRFVSGYSYYERSSALLALAKAGQLDIGYARELAAMSREVDIQSRSKILQALASNPEALSKEYSALENSLWNQTMFRMEDGEEVFAGLQQRDMRIGARVHADEITALSAMISALSNTNETDKLSKMLNQLTVLGSDGDWGNTYATSMVLLALRDNVQTQSSGSQGSFDFLLGDESETILFDGSSPTVTKMWSDEDGGSVILTGERNGQFWARLNRRFLPLSPGSEAEPQQRGFVVKRSILRITEGQSPQRIPIEKGGDTITVSSGDIIEEHIQVVNPEKRLFTAISVPIAAGFEPMNPRLDNAERNAQPMHRNSHEADYSAFMDDQVIFFFEEMEAGTYDFYFRVRAVTEGDFSHPPARAEMMYQMGVYGSSAGTRVVVE, encoded by the coding sequence GTGATTTACAGAATATTTCGTCTGGCCCGCATCAGTCCTTTGTTTTTCCTTATGCTTCTTTGCAGCATCATTGCAAGGGATGCCTTCTCACAGCCTTACTCCTACAGATCAGCAGACCGGGATCAGTTAAGAGCTGATGAAAACGTTAGAATTTTACCCTCTTTGTACCTGAGGGAATACGACCCTATAACAATATTTTTTGACAGAAATGTATTCAGAAATGCTCCCGGCCCACTCGATGAACCAGGTGACTATCTGAATATCACCCCCTTTCATCCGGGAGAATACCGTATTCTCGACAGAAGAACTCTGGAGTTTCGCCCAACTATTCCCTGGGAACCGCTTAAAACCTATACAATCAGATCAGCTAACACTTCACAGGAACTACAAACTTTGCTTTCTGTTCCTCGCAGTATAACACCGGAGCCAGGCAGTACAAATCTTGAAGAACTTGGCAGAATCGGGTTTGAGTTTTCCACAATGGTTGATACTTCAATTCTCAGAGAACTGGTTACATTCACCGCCTGCCCTCTTCCCGGAATTGAGATGAATAAGTGTCCTGCACTCAGTCCATCTGATTTCAGAATAAAAATGTCAAACAACTCAGAAAACTCCTTTACATACTGGTTTATATTCAATACACCCTTTGGATATGGACAAAAAATACGAGCGATACTGAATCTTGCAAATCAGTCTGAACTAAATGATGCACAAAGGATATATTCCTTTGATACCCGCCCTGAGTTCTCAATCGATAAGGCTGGAACTTTCCACCAACTTTACAATTTCAGCACTGACGGTGTTCACTATGATTCAAGACAGGCATTAAGGATCTCCGGCGAAGGGTCTATCGTTCTGGAATTTACTGCCCCCCCTGCTGATCCGGGTTTATCAGTCATTAAAAGTCTTGTCAACTTCTCCCCCTCTCCGCCAAATTTTCAGTACACTATCGAGGGCAACCGAATACTTATCAAACCAGAACCTGAGACAGAGAGACTCTACAAAGTCACTCTCAGACCAGTTCAAATGCAGGATCGTAACGGAAGAAACCTTCACATGCAGAATTCATCTTCGTTCTATGTGTACAAACCAGCGGCAAGTTCTTTTGTCCGGTGGCAAAGAGGATACGGTATCATAGAAACGCATGGTCCCCAACATTTCCCAGTCTCTATTCAGGGCCTGAACAACAATATAGATCTGAGAATTTACAAAATCGATCCACTTCACAGAGCATTTCAGCCCTTTCCGAGTTCTCCGGTCATAGTAAATGAAGCATCACGTCCCCCTGGACCCGGTGAAGAACCGGTTGCATCAGAATCTATTATTAACCCGCTTGGCTCTCAGGAGATCGCCGCACATATTCAAATGCTTGGCAGTCCTCACGGTTCTGTAATTATCGACTGTGAAAGAGAGGGGGTAAACAGGTTTGGCAGTATTGATCTGAGTTCTTTACTGGATTCTGCCGGCATGAGTAATAAATCAGGCACTTTCCTTATCGGCCTACGCACACTCGACGGTTCAAGTGAGAGATCATATGTACGGATTGACGTTACCGACCTTTGTCTTAGCACCGTAGAAGCGAAAAACAAAGTTTTGTTCACCGTCACCAGCTACTCTACTGGCAGACCTGTACCGGGAGCAAAAATTACAATCGAAGGTGTAATGAACAATAAACATGTGGTCATAGCTGATGGAACAACCGGACGCGATGGAGTGTTTACATTGAATCACGATCCCGGTTTCCAGAATAAATTCAACAGAGCACTTATCAGAAGAATTATTGTCAGAAAAGAAGATGATGTACTTGTACTGCCAACCAGATCTACCACTGCACCAAACGCATTTGTTAACAACCACTGGTATGGAAGACGCTCTGAGTGGCTTCAGTGGATTACTTCTGAAAGATACAGCGAGCAACAGGATCGGAAAATCCGAGCATTTATCCGCACAGAGAGGCCGTTATACAGGCCTGAGGACACGGTGTTTGTAAAAGGGTATGTGAGAGAAACTTCCCGTGGTGAAATACTTTTTCCTTCTGAAAAAAACTACAGTCTTCAGATTACAAGCCCTTCGGGAGCCCGCTTCAATCACAAGGTCGAGCTCTCTGAACATGGCAGTTTCGACCTTCGGTTCAAAGAAGAAAATTTACCCACCGGACGATACAGGGTTTCACTTTTCAGAACGTGTGAAGAAGCCTCTAATGCTGTTGCAAATACTGATTTTGAAGTCGAAGCCTACAGACTACCCAGGTTTGAGATCATAATGAGTGGTCCAGATAAAGCTCCAAATGACAGACCTGCAGAGATCGGACTATCAGCCTCTTATTATGCGGGAGGAAGAGTTGTCGAGCAAAATGTAGACTGGCGTATCACCTCCTACCCCTACACATACCGCCCGGCTGGCATGGAGGGCTATATTCTTTCTTCCGACAGCAGATACGGAGCAGTGCGTCAGGAAAGCCAACAAGGCGTACTTCTGGAAACATCAAAAACAGATGATAACGGCCAATCACAGATTACCATAAACCCTCAAACCTCAACAGACGGCAACCCACGCAGGTATATAGTTGAGGCCACTGTTACGGATGCGGATCAGCAAACAGTTTCAAACCGCCATTCGCTCATTACTTTACCACCCTTTATTCTGGGCTTGAAAACCGAGCGACATATAACATCCGGGACTGAAATATCGGCTGATGTGATTGCACTGGATGTGAATGGAGAAATCACCCCGGAACAGAAAGTGAATGTCCAGCTCAAGCGCATGTCCTGGATATCCTACCTGACTGAAACCGATTTCTCACGTGGTTCCCCAAAATATGTGACAAACGAATCGGTTGATCTGGTTGCAGAGAAAGATATTGTGACCGGCGCAGAACCGGTAAACGTTGTCTTTCCAGATCAAACCCCTGGGGTTTACATTATAGAATTATCATCACGCGACAGACTGGGCAGGTTGCAAACAGTTAGAACCGATCTTTTCCTTGCAGGCAGCACCCCTGTAACCTGGAGTAAACCTGACCATCATGTTTTTGAAACAGTTACAGATCAGGCATACTATACCCCTGGTCAGAATGCAAAAATTTTGCTCAAGAGCCCTTACCAAAATGCAAGAGCTCTTGCGATAGTGGAACACCCCGATGGGGATCCGGTTTACGAATGGATGGACATACGTGATGGTCAGGGAACATTTACCCTCGCTGTTACACCGGAAATGACTCCGCGCATACCTGTTAGTTTTCTTCTCATGCGTCCGAGAATAGCCTCTCCCCAGCGAACACCCGATGGAGTACATGTAGACCCCGGAAAACCGGAAACTATGGCTAACACCACATTCCTTACAGTTAAACCGACTTCTTACATGCTTGATGTCAAACTGACACACGAGACTACCGTTCTGCCTGACGGTCAGCTGGAAATTGAAATCTCTCTGTCAGATATGAACGGTTCACCCAGAGCAGGCGAAGTGACACTTTGGCTCATTGACGAAGCAGTTTTATCCCTAAGAAGAGAAAAATCCCTCGATCCGATCGAAGCATTCATAGAACCGGTACAATCTCATATCAGTATGCGTGACAGCCGCAACATGGCATTAGGGAATCTTCGCGTCCGGGAAACTCCAGGTGGTGACGGGATGCGTATGCTGAGGGCTCAAGAAACATTTGGAAAAGTTACTGTCAGAAAAAACTTCAAAACAGTCCCCTACTGGAACCCCTCAATATCAATCGGTAACAACGGTACTAAAACCGTTACTGTACAGATGCCTTCTGATCTCACTAATTTTGGTATCAGGGCAATGGCAGTTTCGGAAGCTGACATGTTTGGGTTTGAGCGCTCGAGAGTCTCTGTTCGCCTGCCTGTGATCGTACAACCAGCGATGCCAAGATTTGTCAGACTGGGTGATAAATTCAGGGCTGGTGGGATTGGACGTGTCGTAGAGGGTGAAGGGGGCGAAGCCACATGGGGCATTGAATCAGAGGGTCTTAGAATAAACCAGTCCGGTGCAGCTCAGGTAACCCTTGACAATGCAAGACCTGTTCAGCTTTTTTCCGATGCTGAAGTTATAGTTCCAGATTTTGATCCTCAGGGAAATATGGAATGGGATTCGGTATCAGTTAGAGTTTTCCTTATCAGAGATTCCGATAAAGCAGCAGATGCGTTTGAATTGAAGATTCCGCTATTACTTGACAGACCCTATGTGGAAGAGAGCATGTTTTCAGAAATTCAAACTGACACTCCATTTACCTTCCCCGCTCTTCCTGAAAAGGCACGAAACAATACTGTATTCAATCAGCTACTGATCAGTGACCGCCTGCAAATCCTTAATACCATATCTGCCATGACCTTACTTCTGAGATATCCTCATGAGTGCAGTGAAAGTCTGATATCCCAGGCTTATCCAACTCTTTTATATCGTGATCTGTGGAATCAACTGGGAATAGAGCCTCCAGAAACCGAGTCATTGACAAAACTAATATCCAGGACAATTGAATATCTATCCCGGACACAAAGAAGTGACGGATTGTTTGGATACTGGCCCGGTTCACGAGGCTATGTTCATCTCACCGCTTACGCAGTCGAGTTTTTAACCGAAGTAAAAAGAACTGAATCCGACTATCCTTTTGATGAGAGGATGTATGAACGTGCGATTGCTGCGCTGAAAAGATCACTTAGGACTGATTATACCAGATTTGTAAGCGGATATTCCTATTATGAGCGATCAAGCGCTCTTCTTGCCCTTGCAAAAGCCGGTCAACTTGATATCGGTTATGCCCGTGAACTGGCTGCAATGTCTCGTGAAGTTGACATCCAAAGCAGATCCAAAATCCTTCAGGCTTTGGCATCTAACCCAGAAGCTCTTTCAAAAGAATACAGCGCACTCGAAAACTCACTTTGGAATCAGACTATGTTCAGGATGGAAGATGGCGAAGAAGTCTTTGCCGGATTACAGCAACGGGATATGCGCATTGGAGCACGGGTCCACGCAGATGAAATCACAGCTCTCTCTGCAATGATCAGCGCACTTTCCAACACTAATGAGACAGATAAATTATCAAAAATGCTCAATCAACTGACGGTTCTTGGAAGCGATGGAGATTGGGGGAATACATATGCTACCAGTATGGTTTTACTGGCACTTAGGGACAATGTCCAAACACAATCGTCCGGAAGCCAGGGTTCATTTGACTTTTTGCTGGGAGACGAGTCAGAAACGATTCTTTTTGACGGATCGAGTCCAACTGTTACAAAGATGTGGAGCGATGAGGATGGAGGCAGTGTAATCTTAACAGGGGAAAGGAATGGACAATTCTGGGCACGTCTGAACAGACGCTTTTTACCCCTTTCACCTGGAAGCGAAGCAGAGCCACAACAAAGAGGCTTTGTAGTGAAAAGATCAATCTTGAGAATCACTGAAGGCCAATCACCCCAAAGG
- a CDS encoding TonB-dependent receptor, whose protein sequence is MQIAVGGVPHRLLRLSVKAVCILIVIVQVCLAAENIHTLDEMVVTGTKTEVKMTNITENMTVIDSMDLAVSGASTAEEFFDRQPGMTVVSGMGRSQLQINGLGGQYTKMLINGVPLTGGYVGGFPLENLPFMEIERVEVLKGIGSALYGSDAIGGVVNIITRRNRANSPLELRVRGRYNSNLTSTQFTEPGFAPIRPVGTSNVWPGQFSGGLMVSHMSDMLGASFSAGSFYTPGVKDVVKPSRVRPERPYYTIPEQLRTNYRLEINTDQFLDMDLSVSGAYSDNERKYSLVDTDEIHSKNERFDITVAAQKELSDQIDMGGFFTAQRSVYKRDRFSHDSDRYIEREITQFPQMEAEVRGNVAPGQSHVVTAGVNFKYDGLKAEYIKDGGKSAGEISLFVQDVINIGGDDRYLITPGMRFTYNTRFDPVILPKISARANLSEFLHLRASAGFGYRSPSYQDNYRDEWVHTGGIFVLSGNPDLKPEKARGVNGSIGGVGSDNVEWEATAHWTKMYDKITTQEVSTDTGRTSDGEFYEAVRQYVNADSGYTRGADFSIGYRISRDTRITFDYNYLQRRFWDANGRLVDELNTSPHTLKKSLSYRFGDIERFVPTLMVSGVWRDKQLYSRTENTYRPSNFDMNASVTVRVSPNVRFALGGNNLFDNTEELWGQTLGRSVYANFDMNFKVF, encoded by the coding sequence ATGCAAATAGCAGTGGGAGGTGTTCCACACAGGTTGCTGCGATTATCCGTCAAAGCCGTATGCATTCTCATTGTGATCGTTCAGGTTTGTTTGGCAGCAGAAAATATTCATACTTTGGATGAAATGGTTGTTACGGGTACAAAAACCGAAGTGAAGATGACCAATATTACAGAAAATATGACAGTGATAGATTCAATGGATCTTGCTGTATCGGGGGCTTCAACCGCTGAGGAGTTTTTTGACAGACAGCCTGGTATGACTGTGGTCAGTGGGATGGGGCGTTCTCAACTACAGATTAATGGGTTGGGGGGGCAGTATACAAAGATGCTGATTAATGGCGTTCCGTTAACCGGAGGGTATGTAGGTGGTTTTCCGCTTGAAAACTTGCCCTTTATGGAAATCGAGCGCGTTGAAGTGCTTAAGGGGATAGGTTCTGCACTCTATGGTTCAGATGCGATTGGGGGAGTGGTAAATATTATTACACGTCGGAATCGTGCAAATTCTCCACTGGAGCTGCGTGTGAGGGGGCGGTATAATTCAAACCTGACATCAACGCAGTTTACTGAACCAGGGTTTGCTCCTATCAGACCGGTGGGCACGTCAAATGTGTGGCCTGGTCAATTTTCCGGAGGGCTTATGGTAAGCCATATGAGTGATATGCTGGGGGCCTCTTTTTCTGCTGGAAGTTTCTATACTCCCGGAGTGAAAGATGTAGTTAAACCTTCACGGGTTCGGCCTGAAAGGCCTTATTACACAATTCCGGAACAACTACGTACAAACTATCGGTTGGAAATCAACACTGATCAATTTCTCGATATGGATCTTTCTGTATCAGGTGCTTACAGTGATAATGAAAGAAAATATTCCCTGGTAGATACAGATGAGATTCACAGTAAAAATGAGCGATTTGATATTACTGTGGCTGCCCAAAAAGAGTTGTCTGATCAAATTGACATGGGTGGGTTTTTCACGGCTCAGCGCTCTGTGTACAAAAGAGATCGATTCAGTCACGATAGCGACAGGTATATCGAAAGGGAAATAACACAGTTTCCTCAAATGGAGGCAGAAGTGAGGGGAAATGTGGCTCCGGGACAATCACACGTTGTTACTGCAGGAGTAAACTTCAAGTATGACGGGTTAAAGGCGGAGTACATAAAAGATGGCGGAAAGAGTGCCGGAGAGATATCTCTTTTTGTTCAGGATGTAATAAACATTGGTGGTGATGATCGGTATTTGATTACACCTGGAATGAGATTTACCTATAACACACGTTTCGATCCGGTAATTCTTCCAAAGATCAGTGCCAGGGCAAATTTATCTGAATTTTTACATCTGCGTGCCTCAGCAGGATTTGGCTATCGTTCGCCAAGTTACCAGGATAACTACCGTGATGAGTGGGTGCATACAGGAGGAATTTTTGTACTCTCTGGAAACCCTGACCTCAAACCGGAAAAAGCTCGGGGTGTAAACGGTAGTATCGGTGGTGTGGGATCGGATAATGTTGAATGGGAAGCTACTGCTCACTGGACTAAAATGTATGATAAAATCACCACACAGGAAGTAAGCACCGATACTGGCAGAACAAGTGATGGTGAGTTTTATGAAGCGGTTCGTCAATATGTAAATGCAGACTCTGGTTACACCCGGGGTGCAGATTTCTCGATTGGTTATCGAATAAGTAGAGACACACGTATAACTTTTGACTACAACTATCTTCAGAGACGGTTCTGGGATGCAAATGGCAGGTTGGTTGACGAGCTAAACACCTCTCCGCATACTCTCAAGAAATCATTGAGCTACCGCTTTGGTGACATAGAACGTTTTGTCCCTACTCTTATGGTATCCGGGGTATGGCGTGATAAGCAGCTCTACAGCAGAACCGAAAATACCTACAGACCATCCAATTTCGATATGAATGCATCTGTAACTGTCAGGGTCTCTCCAAATGTAAGGTTTGCACTGGGTGGAAATAATCTTTTTGACAATACAGAAGAACTTTGGGGTCAGACACTTGGAAGAAGTGTTTATGCAAACTTTGATATGAATTTCAAGGTATTCTAA